From the Thomasclavelia ramosa DSM 1402 genome, the window TATTCCATTTACGGATATTTCTTCTATGAAAGATATGGAATCTAAATTAATTCCACTGATTAATGCATTTGTCGATGCTTATACTAAAGAAGATGGTTATAATGGAATTAAATTATCATTAGAAGAATTGGATAAATCTGTGGAAAGAATTTTAGTTTGTAAATACAACAGAGATGTCATGGATTTAGCAAATGATACAACTACATTAGATGATAAAAAAGCAATCGCTTCGAAAGTGGTTGGTTCTGTTGAAAATCGTGAAACAGAGAGATTAATTTCTGCAAATGCAGTTACTGTTGTTAAAAATGAAAATAATGTATTACCACTTAAATTGACTAAAGATTCAAAAGTAGTATTTGCATCAACTTATTCAAGGAATAATAATCGTTTTATTTTGGCTTGGCAAAGAGCTAAACAGGCGGGAATTATTCCAGAGGGGGCAGATTATAAGATTTTGCAGCACTATAATTGGACAGGATTAAACGATAAGGTAAACAGTGCTATAAATTCTGACGGAACTAATTTTGTTGGGACAAATAAAGATGTGCTAGATTGGGGTACTGTTCTTGTCCATGCCTCAGAAATCAGTAGTGCTAGTGGAATAGATGGATATTTGGTAGCTTGCCCACAATTATTTACTAAGTATTGTAAAGAAAATGGAAAGCAGACGGTTGTTATTTCATTAAATCATCCTTATGATGTTCAAGCCTTCCCAGATGCTGATGGTATTTTAGCAGTGTATGGAACTACTAGTCTTGGGCTGGATATTACGGAATCATTCGGTGGTGGTACAGTTGGAGCAACAGCAGCATTTAGTCCTAACTTGACAGCAGGTACTGAAGTAGCTTTAGGTACATTTGGAGCTTCTGGGAAACTACCGGTAGATATCCCAAAATATGTTCCAAAATCTGGAGTATATTCAACTGACGAAAATGTCTATGAATTAGGATATGGTATAGAATATGATGCAATTGCTAAAGATCCAGATAAAAAAGGACTAGCAGATGCGATTGCACAAGCTAAAGCTATAGATAAAAGTGTATATACTACTGAGTCTTGGGAGGCAGCTGCAGAAGCTTTAAATACTTTAAAAGTCGTATTGCAAACGGCTGAAAATGTTAATTTGACTCATAAATTGGCACAGTCTGTTGTTGATGAAAATGAAACAGATTTACGTGATAAATATAATACGGTTTTATCATTATTAGTATATAAATCTGACAAAAAAGCTTTATCAGATTTGATTGCCGAAGCGAAGAAATTAGATAAAGATCATTATACTATTGAAACTTGGCAAAATTTTGAAAAAGCATTAGAAAATGCTGAATCTATATATGATGGAAATGTACCACAAGATGAAGTTGATTTAGCTAAAGAAGCATTAGAAAAAGCAAAAAATGAGTTACTTGAGAAAAATAAAAAAGAATTATCAGTTGCTCTTGAAATGGCTAAACAAGTAACACCAGAACAGTTAGATAAGGTTGTACCAGCTGTGGTGACTGAATTTAAGGCTGCATTGGAAAATGCTCAAATAATTTTTGATAAAAAGGATGCAAATGAACTTGAAATAAATAAAGCTTTTGAACGCTTATCTAATGTAATGCAAATGTTGGAATTCTATAAGGGCGATAAAACACAATTAAGTGCATTAGTAGAAAAAATTGAAAAATTAAACAAAAATGATTATTTAAGCGCAACATGGAAAAATTTAGAATCCGTCTTAACAACGGCAAAAGATGTTTTGAACAATCCTGATGCTTTAGAAATAGAAGTAAGTGAAACGCATGATCAATTAGTAAGAACCTTTTTACAATTAAGATTAAAGCCAAATAAAGATTTGTTAAGTGAGTTGATCAATAAAGCTGAAAATACAGATCAAACAAAATATACAGCAGTATCATTATTATCGCTTAAGAGCGCATTAGTAGAAGCAAAAGCAGTTCTTGATAATAACGAAGCAACCCAAGATGAAGTAACTGCTGTAGAAATATTATTGAAAACAGCATTAGACAATTTGGTAGTGAAAGAAATTACTCTAGATGATCCAAATGCTCAAACACCACCAGATGCTAAACCAGGTAATGGTGCTATAACTGCGACAAAAACAGGTGATGATTCTATGATGTTAACATTTGCCTTAGCGGGATTATTGGCTTTAGCTGGCAGTGTGATTGTATTGAAGAAAAAAGAAGAATAATTTATACTTAAGCTAAAAAGTCACTGTATATAGTGGCTTTTTTGTTTTGGTTTGTTTTGAGAAACAGGATGATTTATTTAATAAGAAATATGTTATAATATTCCTAATATTATTTTATAGTACATTGGTTTAAACAATATTTATTTAAAATACTAAATAAACTTCACATTTATTAGTTAGAAAGGGGAATTTTTAATGAAGCAGCAAAAATGGAATATTCATACGCATACAACAAGATGTGGGCATGCAACTGGACTAGATATTCAATACATTCAAAGTGCAATTGAGGCTGGATTTACAATGTTAGGATTTAGCGAACATCTGCCTTATCCTGAAATACGGATTTCTGGGGCACGAATGTTTTATGAGCAAAAAGATGAATATATTGCAACGATAAGAAAATTAAAACAAGATTATCAAGATAAGATTGATATTAAAGTTGGCTATGAGGTTGAGTATTTAAAAGATCATTTTAATGATTTGATGAATTTGAAAAAAGAATGTGATTATATGATTTTGGGACAACATTTTAAATATTTAATTTATGACTATGACAGTTATTGTTCTGATGAGGATGTATATGTTTATGCACAGTAAATAGAGGAGGCATTATCTAAAAATTTTATTACATATGTAGCTCATCCTGACTATTTTATGATGGGGAGAAGGAGTTTTTCAAATGCTTGTGTTGATGCGGCGCATCGAATAGCAAAAGCTAGCATCCGTTATGATACACCGTTAGAAATTAATCTAAATGGTTTTGGATATGGAAAAAAACAATATTATATAAACAATGAATTAAAGGCATGTTATCCATATCCGTTTCGTGAATTTTGGGAGATAATTGCTATGTATGGTTGTAAAGTAACTTTTGGATATGATGCTCATTCACCACTTACGTTATTAGAGCGTGAGCGGGAATGTTGGGCTCTAGATATTTTAAGTGATCTACCACTTAATTTTATTGACCATATCGAATTAAAATGAGCTTTATAGATAAAATATTATGCTTAAAAATTATTATTAACTATATTTTTTGATTCAAATAAGATTAGTAATTTAAGAAAAAGGAGATTAGAAATGTTGTACTCAAAGAAGATAAATATGGCAGATATTAGAGCAAGAATATGAGTATGTTTCTAATGTTCTAGAAGACAAAAATGATTTTGAAAATAAAATTTTGCCAGGTTATATTAATTCTTCCAACGGGATTGGACTTCTTGAGGGATGGGTTCCGGAAACAGAAGTGTTTTTATGGAAGATGATCAAATTATTGACTGATTTAGGATTGGACATTACTTGACTGAAAAGTTGGCTCATGGTACCGGACATATCGGATATGTAATAAAAAAGAATATAGAGGAAACGGGCATACTGTGAAGGATTAAAGGTAACTCTTCAAATAGCTAAAAATATTATTAAAGAGGATAAAATATATCTGTCAGTCCATAAAAATAATCTAGCTTCATTAAAAATCCAATAAAAAAATGGTGCATATATTCATCATGAAGACGATAAGAAATTTTATACACGAATAAAAAATCAGTTTAAAGCTACTCTATAATTAATTAAATACTAGTAAAGCCGGCTAAAAACAATGTACAATAAATAATGGGTTATTTTTAAATACTAATAAATAACTTGAATTAAAAAAATAACTATATTTTAATTTGGAAAGGAAGGTATGCATGCCTGTTAATTGCTAGTTTAGCAAAGCTAGGCAATTGAGATTATTAGTTGCGTACTAAAGGGAGTGGAATTATATATGAGAAAATATTTCTTTTTTGACATTGACGGAACATTAACTAATAGTAATCCTGGGGGAATTATTTTACCCTCAACTTTTGAAACATTAGATAAGTTAAGAAAAAATGGTCATTTTGTTGCAATTGCGACAGGAAGAGCGCACTGGATGGCAATGGATTTTAGTCATGAATCAAAAATTGATAATCTAGTTTGTGATGGGGGAAATGGTTTAGTCATAAATGGAGAATTACTAGGAATTGAACCATTAGATAAAAATATTTGTTTAGAAATAATTGATGAGTGCATAGAAAAGAAATTTCCTTTCGGTGTATCTTTAGGGGATGTTCCTGAACTATATACATGTAATGAGTGGCTAAGTAATTTTAAAATGCATACAAAAATTATTGTAGACCCACAGATTGATTTTCATCGGGTTGATAATATTTATAAGATTTTTATTATGGCTACACACAAGCAGGAAGCTGAGTTGACTGCAATCCATAAACTTGGTTATATGCGATATCATGGTGATCAATTAATTGTTGAGCCGTTGGAAAAATATCGTGGAATTTTGAAAATGATTGAAATACAAGGAGGAAAACCTGAAGATATAGTTGTTTTTGGTGATGGACATAATGATATTTCAATGATGCGACAAGCACCTATTTCAATTGCAATGGGAAATGCAATTGATGAGGTAAAAGAAGTAGCTACATATATAACTAAATCTAATCAAGAAGATGGGATTGAATATGCTTGTAAACATTTTGGATGGATAGATTAGCTAAATGTGGTATACTACTAGTAGGTGATGAAAAATGGAACTAATAAAATGGATTTTAATGATAGCAGGTATTTTGGCTTTTTTAATTATTGGCTGTATGATATTGCTACGTAGTGATGAAAAAAAGCGGAGTCGAACTAAACAGTACCAAGAAAATATTGATATGCTCAACGAAACTAATGAAATGTTAGATACTACATTAATGGAATTAGAATCTTATAATGAACCGCTAAAGAAGATATGTGAACATATTGATAACTTTAATCATAAATTTCTTGGTCAAAAATAACCGAAAACAGTTGACATAAGATTATTTTTTCATATAATACAGGTATATATAAAAACTCGTTGATAAAGAGAGTAATTTAATTAAGTTTCTTAGCGAACTGGCGTTGGTGAAAGGTCAGTAAACAAGATTAAATGAACCGCACTTTGAAGAGGACTGTTTGAACTAATAGTAGGGCAGTCAGTATGTCTACTTTACAGACAAGAGGGGATATAAGACTTTTTATATCAACAAGAGTGGTACCGCGGAAATTTCGTCTCTTAGCTTTTAATTAGCTAAGAGACTTTTATTTTACGCAAGGATAGGAAAGGAAAGGTAAGAAAAATGAAGAAATTATTAAAAGTATTATTAGTATGTACGATGGCATTTACACTTGCTGCCTGCGGCGGAAACAGCGGTAGTGATGGTACGAAAGAAATTTTGATTGGGATTTCTCCAGATTATCCACCATATGAGTCTTTAGAGGGCAAAGATATGGTTGGATTTGATATTGATATGACTAAAGAGTTGTTTAAAATTATGAATGATAACGGTGGTAATTATGAATATAAATTTAAACAAATGTCATTTGATACAATTTCTACAAGTCTGATTTCTGATCAAATTGATTTAGGAATTTCTGGATTTACAATGCATAAAGACTGGGATGTATTATGGTCAGACAAATACAATGATTCTAGACAAGTTGCTTTAGTTGCTAATGATAGTACAATTACTACTAAAGCTGATTTAGAGGGTAAAAATATTGGAGCTCAATTGGCTGCTACTGGTGAAAGTGTAGCTAATGATATTAAAGATGCTAAAGTTAAAGCAGTAAAAGATGTTAAAGTTTTAATTGAAACTTTAAATTCTGGTGGGATTGATGCAATCATCTTAGATGAAGCAGTTGCTAAAAACTATGTAGAACAAGGCGGATATAAGATGTTAGATGAAACTTTATTAGAAGAAGAAAATTTAATCATCGCTAATAAAGGAAGTGAAGATTTAATTAAAGACATCAACAAAGCACTTGCTGAATTCATTAAATCAGATAAATATCAAGAATTAAAAACTAAGTGGGGAGCATAAACGTGGATGCATTAGTTGCTTTTTGCACAGCAGACAATTTGATTTTTTTACTACAAGGGGCTGGTAAATCTTTATTACTAGCCGCTTGTGCTTTGTTTTTTGGCCTTATTCTTGGGGTTTTAGGTGCTGCTGCAAAAATTTCAAAACATAAAATACTAAGACTTATTGGAAATGTTTACGTTGAATTGATACGTGGAACGCCCATGTTGTTACAAATACTTTTTCTCTATATTGCTTTTCCGTTATTAATGCGTTCGATTACTGGGGAAAGATTTATTCCTGATCCATATGTTTGTGGTGCTATTGCGATGAGTATTAATAGTGGTGCATATTCGACAGAATTGATCCGTAGTGGAATTATGGGAGTTGATAAAGGTCAATGGGAAGCTTGTGAAGTATTAGGACTAAATTATACACAAACAATGAAATTAATCATTTTGCCTCAGGCGTTTAAAAGAATCATTCCTCCAATCGTCAGTGAGTTCATTACTTTAATTAAAGATTCATCACTAATTTCGGTTCTAGGAGCAACTGAATTATTATATTCAGCACAAATTTTGGGGGCGAATACATTTAATTTGATTCCGCCATTATTGGCCTCTGCTGTATTATATTTAATTATGACCTTAACAACATCTTATTTTGCGAGAAAGATAGAAAGGCGGTTATCTGTAAGTGATTAAAGTTGAGCATATTACTAAAAAATTTAACGATTTAAAAGCAGTGAATGATGTCTCTTTAGAAATAAGAAAAGGAGAAATCGTTTGTTTGATTGGACCTAGTGGAAGTGGGAAAAGTACAGTGTTACGTTGTATTAATGGATTAGAAATTCCTGAAGAAGGAACTGTTTTCATAAATGAGCAGCCATTGAATGCTAAAAACCCTCAAGCATTTAAAGAACTTCGTAGCAAAATGGGATTTGTTTTTCAGCATTTTAATCTTTTTCCACATAAAACAGTTTTAGAAAATCTAACATTAGCTCCAATTCAGGTTTTGGGAATGGAACAAGAGGCAGCGAATCAAAAAGCATTAGAGCTGTTAAAACGAGTTGGATTGAGTGATAAAAAAGATGTTTATCCAAATAAATTATCGGGTGGGCAAAAACAGCGTGTTGCTATTGCTAGAGCACTATGTTTAGGACCGGAAGTGATGTTGTTTGATGAGCCGACTAGTGCGTTAGATCCTGAAATGGTTATCGAAGTATTGGAAGTAATGCAGGAATTAGCAAAAGAAGGAATGACAATGGTGGTAGTAACTCATGAAATGGGGTTTGCAAGAACAGTTGGAGATCGTGTGATTTTCTTAGAAAATGGAAAAATTATTGAAGAAGCAAAGTCGGAGGATTTCTTTACACATCCAAAATCAGAGCGTGCAAAAGATTTCTTAAGTAAGGTGATGCATTAATGAAAATTGATTTATTTGATGTTGAAGCTTGGATGACTGAATATGAAACCAACTATCGATATAATTTGGCGGAAACTTGTGTAGCTTCAATGAGTATTAATGATTTATTAGAATTGGTTGAAAATAAAAAAGGAGTCATTGATAATTTATTAAATACTAAATTGGACTATGGACCTATTGTTGGTAGTCAAAGATTGCGGGAAGGGATTGCAAGATTATACCAAAATGGTGATGCCGATAACATTACGATTAGTCATGGCTGTATCAATGCTAATGAGATGGTTTTAATTTCTTTGCTCGAAGCTGGTGATCATTTAATTACGATTACACCGACATACCAACAATTTTATTCTTTTCCAGAATCATTAGGTGTTGAAACTACGCTTATTCCGTTGTTGGAGGAAAATGATTGGTTACCTCGGTTAAGTGATTTCGAAAATGCAATTAAGGATAATACAAAAATGATTTGTCTCGTTAATCCTAATAATCCAACAAGTACAAAATTTTCTAGAGAGTTTCTAGAAAATTTGACTGATTTAGCAAAAGAATACCA encodes:
- a CDS encoding aminotransferase class I/II-fold pyridoxal phosphate-dependent enzyme; protein product: MKIDLFDVEAWMTEYETNYRYNLAETCVASMSINDLLELVENKKGVIDNLLNTKLDYGPIVGSQRLREGIARLYQNGDADNITISHGCINANEMVLISLLEAGDHLITITPTYQQFYSFPESLGVETTLIPLLEENDWLPRLSDFENAIKDNTKMICLVNPNNPTSTKFSREFLENLTDLAKEYHLYILCDEVYQGLGDGEVAISDLYDKGISTASLSKVTSFAGLRLGWVKANYEVIKLINDRRDYHIISTGYLNDYLGTLVIENYHKILERSRKIINTNRQILIDWLAQEPLVDCVVPEAGTIAFLKYHLSIKSRELCAKLQQDTGVFFVPGACFDQEYHLRFGFANNSDEIKTGLQLFSKWLKENA
- a CDS encoding amino acid ABC transporter ATP-binding protein, whose translation is MIKVEHITKKFNDLKAVNDVSLEIRKGEIVCLIGPSGSGKSTVLRCINGLEIPEEGTVFINEQPLNAKNPQAFKELRSKMGFVFQHFNLFPHKTVLENLTLAPIQVLGMEQEAANQKALELLKRVGLSDKKDVYPNKLSGGQKQRVAIARALCLGPEVMLFDEPTSALDPEMVIEVLEVMQELAKEGMTMVVVTHEMGFARTVGDRVIFLENGKIIEEAKSEDFFTHPKSERAKDFLSKVMH
- a CDS encoding transporter substrate-binding domain-containing protein; translated protein: MKKLLKVLLVCTMAFTLAACGGNSGSDGTKEILIGISPDYPPYESLEGKDMVGFDIDMTKELFKIMNDNGGNYEYKFKQMSFDTISTSLISDQIDLGISGFTMHKDWDVLWSDKYNDSRQVALVANDSTITTKADLEGKNIGAQLAATGESVANDIKDAKVKAVKDVKVLIETLNSGGIDAIILDEAVAKNYVEQGGYKMLDETLLEEENLIIANKGSEDLIKDINKALAEFIKSDKYQELKTKWGA
- a CDS encoding amino acid ABC transporter permease encodes the protein MDALVAFCTADNLIFLLQGAGKSLLLAACALFFGLILGVLGAAAKISKHKILRLIGNVYVELIRGTPMLLQILFLYIAFPLLMRSITGERFIPDPYVCGAIAMSINSGAYSTELIRSGIMGVDKGQWEACEVLGLNYTQTMKLIILPQAFKRIIPPIVSEFITLIKDSSLISVLGATELLYSAQILGANTFNLIPPLLASAVLYLIMTLTTSYFARKIERRLSVSD
- a CDS encoding PHP domain-containing protein, encoding MKQQKWNIHTHTTRCGHATGLDIQYIQSAIEAGFTMLGFSEHLPYPEIRISGARMFYEQKDEYIATIRKLKQDYQDKIDIKVGYEVEYLKDHFNDLMNLKKECDYMILGQHFKYLIYDYDSYCSDEDVYVYAQ
- a CDS encoding glycoside hydrolase family 3 protein; its protein translation is MKRLGKRRIISLIMALSMAVTTVFSANISNVRALTNAEKARELVSKMTLEEKIGQKLMLSFRSGWTMRDGTKISSVQTINDEIHEIIGEYDIGSVILFAANFNSDAKVNVELTDGLQKAAMDKDLGKNSIPLLIATDQEGGIVYRLTGGTALPGNMALGASGNTENAVKAGNIIGSELNAVGVNVNFAPDADVNNNPNNPVIGLRSFSSNPQLAAKFVSAYIEGVQSNNVATAAKHFPGHGNVATDSHTGLPSVPATKEELYKTELVPFQAAIDAGTDMVMTAHIQFPNIVTEEIYSDKKDELMSPPATLSREILTDLLRDEMKFDGVIVTDSMTMQGVANYFDTNERNLLAVKAGVDILDIPFTDISSMKDMESKLIPLINAFVDAYTKEDGYNGIKLSLEELDKSVERILVCKYNRDVMDLANDTTTLDDKKAIASKVVGSVENRETERLISANAVTVVKNENNVLPLKLTKDSKVVFASTYSRNNNRFILAWQRAKQAGIIPEGADYKILQHYNWTGLNDKVNSAINSDGTNFVGTNKDVLDWGTVLVHASEISSASGIDGYLVACPQLFTKYCKENGKQTVVISLNHPYDVQAFPDADGILAVYGTTSLGLDITESFGGGTVGATAAFSPNLTAGTEVALGTFGASGKLPVDIPKYVPKSGVYSTDENVYELGYGIEYDAIAKDPDKKGLADAIAQAKAIDKSVYTTESWEAAAEALNTLKVVLQTAENVNLTHKLAQSVVDENETDLRDKYNTVLSLLVYKSDKKALSDLIAEAKKLDKDHYTIETWQNFEKALENAESIYDGNVPQDEVDLAKEALEKAKNELLEKNKKELSVALEMAKQVTPEQLDKVVPAVVTEFKAALENAQIIFDKKDANELEINKAFERLSNVMQMLEFYKGDKTQLSALVEKIEKLNKNDYLSATWKNLESVLTTAKDVLNNPDALEIEVSETHDQLVRTFLQLRLKPNKDLLSELINKAENTDQTKYTAVSLLSLKSALVEAKAVLDNNEATQDEVTAVEILLKTALDNLVVKEITLDDPNAQTPPDAKPGNGAITATKTGDDSMMLTFALAGLLALAGSVIVLKKKEE
- a CDS encoding HAD hydrolase family protein; the protein is MRKYFFFDIDGTLTNSNPGGIILPSTFETLDKLRKNGHFVAIATGRAHWMAMDFSHESKIDNLVCDGGNGLVINGELLGIEPLDKNICLEIIDECIEKKFPFGVSLGDVPELYTCNEWLSNFKMHTKIIVDPQIDFHRVDNIYKIFIMATHKQEAELTAIHKLGYMRYHGDQLIVEPLEKYRGILKMIEIQGGKPEDIVVFGDGHNDISMMRQAPISIAMGNAIDEVKEVATYITKSNQEDGIEYACKHFGWID